ATATTACTGCTTTACTTTATTCCCTCCTCAAATGTAACTGTTTACAGCCAGTCAAGAAGACTAATGCAGTTCTTAATATGTGCATTATTTTGacaagaaaatgtacttaaggtccacttactagtgTTTTCCAGATTTCAGCTGCATTTCATGGTCTTCTTTAACACATGCAGTTTGCTCATTTGTCATGCAGATAGCATGTCATCACAAGACAATGTTTGGTCCTGTGATAAATTGGGGTCATTTAttgggtggtggggggggggattcaaACTCCAGACTTCATCTGCTGAGGAAGACCATGAGATGCAACTGAAAGCTCAAGAAAAAGCTAGTGAGGGGGAACTTGAGTTCTTTTACTGATTTCCTTTATAACTTCCTTCTTCCAAAATAACTGTTTCCAGTCAATTAAGAAGattattttgacaaaaaaatcaagGTCAAGGTCCTCTAACTAGCTTTTTCTGAAGCTTTCAACTGCATCATATGGTCTTCCCCAGGgaatggagtttgctcagttgtcatgagACTGTAAGTCTGGTCGCGTGATAATGTGGTCATATGTCTCAGGTCTCTCCGCACCCGTaccagcaggttcagaggaagcttcttACCTGCGGCTGTCACCCTATTGAACTCTTGCTCTGCATCTTGGTCCCCCCCTGGACAATTTGCACTACCCTACCCCACCCatactgttctatttatttatttacaaatgaacatactgtaattacacctatacatagccatattctactgctattcatactattcatcctgcacatacacttattcttactactcttatgttaccacactgcacatagctgtacatatctatctatatggttcatttagaatatccatatttattcagtttttcttattatacattctgttaatacactgcatatatctataatattcttactactagtataatgtcactgctactacattgcacatatctgtatgttgttcatacattgttcatattacatagccatatttattctgctcttataacactgcaatatatttcttgtcctgcctatggaccacctgtctatactttgtatatcacatatattttgtatattttttgcacttctggttggacgcaaactgcattttgttgtctttgtacttgtactctgcacaatgacaataaagttgaatctaatctaatctaatatgtATATCTTCCTCAGTAACCATGAGATACAATTGAAACCTGCCAATTTCATGCTGAATGCTCATTATTGTTCATTATATTTAAATTGTTATGGTCAAGGTAAGATGTTCTGTAAAATGGCCAGATAGTGATAATAAAACATGAAGAGCTCTCACAGTTATGTTAGTAACAAAGAGTTATGTACAAGTAAATCAGGAAAAATATGTAATTTCTTGTTCATGTTTTTGCCGTTTTTGAAGCATCGAAAAGAAGAAAAGGCCAGCCCACAGGGTCCTGCGAGGTCACCATGTTAGTCCGTTTGCTACTGATTATTAATGCGAGCGTGTGCACTGACAGCATGATAAAATGGCACAGATTGCGATGGCGTCACAAGTACAGAGGAACTCACAGAGGGGGGTGGGGACTGCCTGTCAGTCAATGGTAGGCTCTCATAGCCAGGGTTGCCATTGGAGGAAACGTTTGGAGTCCTGTATGGAGATAGAAAGAGACaaggacagaagagagagggCGAGGAGGAACGGAGGatgaaggagagagggaaacgGGTGAGACACGTTGAGAAAGACAGACGGGACGGGGGCCGTGGGGTGACGGGAGCCAAGGACAGGTGacaggaaagaaggagaaagagcGGTTAGAAATATAGTGCGGAAAAACACAGCACTCAGTATAACTAGTAGATATTAATACTACTGGCACTCAAGCAAGGCACTGAGAGCAGCAGCCGCAGCAGGCGTACAGTCCACTCCTGACTGATGATGCACTGCAGGCTTTATACATTGATCTGCAATTACATGCATTTAGAGCTGTGTGTGACTCATCCGTCCCATTTCAGCTGTAATGTTGTTTTCTTAATGAATCTGTTTATCTGCATGATAAACCCCAGAACGCTTTTAAAGCAATCCTGGGCAGATTCCATTTAAGAGAAGTGGACTGTGTTTTTAGTGCTAGCTGAGTTTCTGAGCCTTGACAGTTTGGTTTAGTCAGTATCCTTGTACTTTTGTGTTAATATTAGATATGGAAGCAGTCAAGATGATCAGCTGGCATTAGAATTGGAAGTTAAATAGTCCACAATTAAGTTTCTCAGAGCTCTAACTAAGCTTGGAAACAATCAGTGAgggagaaagggaaaaaaacataagatGAGAAAATTGAAAGTGAGAAATAAGGGAGAACCAATAAGGAGAATGAGGTCATGATAATAACAAAGGACAGATCCAGAGAAATAACTTGAGAGATTTGGACACCACAGTGAGGAGATAGATGAGAGTGATGCAGacgtttttttggggggggagggggtggggggtgtgggggggggttacCTATAGTCAACCTGAGCCTCACATCGCCGGAGTTTTTACGAGCGCAGCCTCGTCAATGACACCCTCCCCCCAACACAGCAGTAGTCTACTACTGTTTAGGAGACAGGACGCCATTTGAGACAAGATCTGTGAAAATTACCGAGCGGCCTACATCGTCTGTCCTGAAACACTCGACAGACgaatagacagacacacagacagacagacagacctctggagttgtgtctgtttctctgcctACACTGTAGTCCATAttgacctgtctgtgtgtctgtctgcaatGCATGTGGTTAACCTGACAGCTCTGTGGTTTTGGACTAAATGTCTAGATAGAGACAAAAGTGTGTGAACCTAGCTGACTATACTGCACTCCCACTACTCTCTATAGTAAAGATATGTGTGCAACATCTGTTACTGTTTTAAGCCAAAAAGACTATGTGTCTGCACAAAAACAATCTATCAATAGTGCTCAATCAGTCTCTATATGTTGTTTAAGTATATTCTGTATGCATCCTGGACTTTTTACAATCCCTGATCTGGGTCTATCAGTATAAAAGTTGTATAAAAGGTACAGATCTTGACACTGTCAAAACTGTATCTAAGAGCaacctcctcctctttcatctGGGacgttctgtctgtctgtctgtctgtctgtgtgtctgagtgtctgtgttACTCACGGGAGGGGCGGCGCGCTAGAAAAGGGGGGTGTCCACCCGGCCCCCGGGTAATTATAGAAGGGGGCCATGGCCCCTCGCTGAGACCCCGTGGCCGTCTGTCTACGTGCCTGATGGGAGGTGAAGGGGTCCTCACTCTCGCTGTCCGAGTCTTCGTACTCCTCTGATTCACTGTCGTCGTCaatgaaagagacagagagggacacgTGTGAGCAGAGAAATGATAAGTGCCAAGACATCCCTGTGATTCTCTCTGTCACTATTCATGATTAGTTAGACGCTAATATtccaagataaaaaaaaggtatgaGATGCACACTTCAGATGGTAAAAGTGAAGTATTTATCCACAAATGGTTACCACAGAAAACGTCAAATTACTGATCTACAGGACTGCTGCACTAGCAGCACCAATCACAAACTACCTAATCTTGCTGTTAGCTTATGACACTTGAAGACGATTCTCGTGGTTTTCTGCATACCTGGAACTCACTACCTACTCCATATCAGCAGCTCCAACAAACCTGTGCCACTGCCACCAAACTCCTGaatatgcaaaaacaaaattagTTTTAAGTAATCTAGAAGTGGGTTGAGGAAAGCCAAAATTCCagctattattttttttagaggtGTTAGACTTTAGCATATACccatttttatttgaaattctCCAAGGCTAAATTTCAACCAACTACCTCTTATACACTACATTTTTCCACGTTGTATGCCAAGCAGCATTGTATAAACTCCAACATTTTGTAATCATTATCTGATGGATTAATTGCTTCTCAGGAACTTGAACCCAACATGAATCTACGCTGTCTTGCACGGTCTCATTCTTTTACTACTTTTGGCAGTGTTTATGCTCTGCAATTCAAAGTTTATACAAATGAGCGTGAGTGGATGAAAATAACAATGTCGTAGACATCAATAGCTGATCGCAGCAAAAATAACAGCACTtatgcacatatatacacacatattcacactcTCACCTGGGGAAGCTCCTCCAGGCACCGGGCAGAGAGCAGAGGATGGCAGTGAAGGCcagagcagagaggaaagaGTAAAGGGAGAGGTAGAGCAATCCCTCCATCCCATCATAACACAGGCCTTTCAAAGAGTCAATGTAgtcctaaaagaaaaaaagatagaaatataaatgaaaataaagaagcAGTACTTTGGTAATACACTGTTAGTTCAGGTCCTGTTACATGAACTTGGGTTACCTTATTCAGACCTCGGCAGTTCAGCAGTGCCACCAACTGATGAAAGTTGCCCTCTGTGGAATTCAGTATCTGCTGAACCTCCCTGAGTGATTTCTGTAATGACGAAAAAATTAcaacaagaaaagaaatcacTAAAAAGGCAGCAGAAATGTTATTTTATAAGCTGCGTGTTAACACATTATAACATACCTCAGCTTTTGGGAACTGTGTGAGAGCATTTCTGTCCAGACTGGAgagctgtgtgtgaatgttggaCAGTGCCCTTTGCGACTGGGTCAGCAGCTGCGGCCAACAAGTCAGTGGAGTTAAGAGCTTTTCATTTGCATCGTTGCTCATATATACAATTAATATGCTAAGAGATTAGCTATTTATCTGGAGAGTGGATCATTTAAGGACAGGACACGCAACAGCAGCTCTGCCTCCTCTCCTCAAATAATTGATCCTTCACTGGCCTTGAGCAAGTCTAACATGCAACCTGttcacttacaataacgagggtgagagtgtcagctaaatgttcTATGTTATATACACAAGACATGTGACTGACAGGAGGTCACATTACCTGCTGGAACGGACTGTTCATGCGCCTGCTGCAGGTCAGGTAATAATCCAACACATCTGAATAGCCAGCAAAACACCAGTGCACAACACATCAGTGCATAATAGAAACATTTCACTCATTGTGCTGACATGAGCACAGTTGGGAGGTAAATCAAGTGCATTGCAGAAATGGGAAACAACTAGCACTTTGTACGGGGACAGATTGATACTGTACCTGAGCTGGTCCCAGTGTTGAAGTGGGTGGAGTTGACTACAAACGTGTTTGGATCTGAGCAGAAGTCACTGAGAGCCTGGCAAAGCAGCGAGAGTGACGGGAGAGCGAGAAAGGatgacaggaaaaaaagagaaaaaaaatcatcaggagagagagggacagaaaaaAGTTAGTAGACACACTGACCGACTGACATACTTACCTCCTCGGATATCTGACAGCTGCTCACAATATAGTGGCACATATTGATCTGCCTGCGTCATATGCTGTCCTGGATAAACCTGCGCTACACTCATCACTTATATCCTCCCCTCTGTTTTTCCTTATCATATCTATACACTGCTGTACCCTCTGGCTTATTTTTTTGAAGAGGATGCATTTAGGTCAGAGATAGCATAGCCACAAACAAACTTGGCTTGAGATCGCCCACCAGAAGAGGGAGTGAGAGCCACACAGAGAGCCCGGCGGCTGACGGGAAAGGCGGCGACCCGGGACAGAATAAAGTGGGCAGGCCCACAGCTGGCCCATTGTTTCCCTGTCAGTGACCAGGGACAGAGCGGCTCTGTGTGGACCCACAGGGCTTGGGACCATCTCCCGCCAGCTCCACATGACACTGAGTCTCTTAAAGTGGGCAGCAGTGCTGAAAAACAGCCATTTACCCTCTTCACACACCCCCAGCCCTGACCAAATCACTCTCCCCTTCAGAGAGTATAACTTCACAGGGGGAACTGAAAAAGGACACTCCTCTGTTTGAGACATAAACACTTACTCTGTGCTTTGTTCTTGATAAATGTTACTGACTAGATTTATGCCTGTAAGACACAGCACACTGCTATCATGTTTAGGCGTTAAAAGCAGAACATTGTCCAGCAGAATGTTAGTGAATTTTACTTTCATAGGATTACACTCACACTTCCACCTCCGTGCAGGCTCAGTCTGAAGGCCCGAGGGGCCGAGGTACAGCAACGGCTTCATGTCTTGCACTGTTGATGGCAAGCTGATGCTTtacccactctgtctctctctaacttCACTTtagctctcgctctctctcttaaaCTCAAGATGCACTCTCCCGctcttcctctcccttcctctcccttcCTCGCTCTTGTTGAAAGCACTTCTCTCTTCCATCTTCCATCTTTACTTCTCGAGGCCAAACGCCCACACACAAATCacttacacaaaaacacacactttaatgcacaaacacaatttGTTCACAAACGCGCTTGTGCACCCGCACATTGAATCTTTAATCTCTGTTCCATTTTCCTGCCTCTCTGGTCCTCTGCCATGACTGCAGCGTTCCCTAGGAGGCAGATCTTTTCACAGTTTAGCATGGCCTTGGCCTCATGTAGCTCTCTTCCCTCAGCTGTGATCCCTCCCATGACAGTCCTATTCACTTCCTATTCCTCCAGCCCTTCATCCCTCCGCTCCCTCCCTCCGGCCTGGCTTCACCAAAACAGTTTTACTGGGTCTACTCACCACTACAGTGGCTGTCTCCAAGCCCAGGGAGCCCCAGCTTAGGAAGAGAGCCAGCCACGCCAGCACAGTCATCCTGTGGGGGGAACAGCACAAACTCTTCAGCCAAGAGAACACCCTGACCATCAATCCAGTGTTGTATGGTCTGTGTCTAAAGATATAAGAGTGTGTGCgccgcgtgcgtgcgtgcgtgcgtgcgtgcgtgcgtgtgtgcatacTCACAGGATGAGCAGCCAGCGGGCTTGCTTGGCCAGTCCCAGCAGAATGAACAGACACACTATGAGGtcaagcagcagcaacaacacgtaTGATAGCCACCTAGtgtaacaaagaaacacaacataaaGCAAATGCCATgacataaaaaatgttttaaatgttaagtgTGCAAGGTTAGTCTTGaccttaaaacaaaaaaatcttctaaaaagttagtttttgggctttttccacctttaattttgacaggacagctaggttaaaaaggggagagagagggggaagacatgcagtaaatcgtcacaggtcagattcaaaccctggacctctgcgttgaggaacaaacctctcagtatatgtgcgcatGTTATGCTGTTTTAACCCACAGGGGATACTACACTGCAGCCAGAAATGTTgctgctttaaaaagaaaaaaactgtggTTAGTACACTGTATGCTTATGGATACGAGCTAAAATGTCTACTGGCTCCTTTCCTTTTTCAGTTGCAATTTCAAGCTTGGcacctttttttaaagcttaTTAGTTTTGATTATGTCATCTTAGCCAGTGTGTTTTTGGTGATGTGTGAAATATCCAGCGTTCCTTTCATCACATTCAGATTTTTGATGACTTGATGTGGGATTAAAACTTGCTATCTTTGTCCACCGTTCCAAGAATTAAAACTCCTGAGTCTAATAAGATTATTTTGTTAACACTACTGATCTGGAATATGCATCAATGTCACTATTAAAGAGAAATGAGACATTCACTCAATGTCTGCCTGTGGTCAGCTTGAATagctttgtttgctttttaagATAAGGCACCAGACTGCAAAGATTCCATTGTATGAGATCAGGTGGTTAGAATGAGGTTGAACCTTACTTCACCTCTCACTGTTTAAAGGGAGGAATACATTACATTGcctgtgtttgctgtgtgtggTTAGTCTATGTCTAGAGTACTTtcatgttgttattattatggaATATGGAATATAAAAGCATCCCATCATTATGAGTCAGAACAtttggtcatttaaaaaaaataaagtttccatTGCATTGCCCTTAACAAATCCAGGATCGGAGAGTTTCCTCAGCCTCTCACACTCAGAACACGGGTGTGTTGataaacactgacacacaataTACCATTGTGAAATTGATCCAGATGGTTTATGTACATGCTCCTCCTAAGCTAATAAAAAGGATTGATTGTATTTTACCTACTGATACTTCTGCTGAACAAGTTGTAAAAGGCATATTTGTGACTATCTAAGTATAACacatatatatcaatatatatgtTTAAGGCCACAATGTTAAACTACTGGATTGGAAAACTGACAGATCAGTTTTAGTGGATAGTGAGTTTTGTAAATGGGAAGAACAAGAAACCAGACTGTTTTATAAAAGAATGGAGTTACGccatttaatttatttgaaaCTGCTAAACTGCTTCAGAGGAATGGCTATTTCTTGCACAATTACTGAGAGGAACAAATACATTTATGAGCAAAACTATCAGAGGACAGATtgtaagcaaataaaaaaaacataaacagctACCAATCAAGGCAAACTGGGAGAAAGTTTAAGCTTATTTCCCAGAAAGTTGACTATCGCTGCCAATGTTTACTGTTGGTGGTGTGGCGGTAGACATAATTTTCTGGGGGATTTCTGAGTCTGagcataaaacaaacatttagggaaatatgtgtttctttttaaatgtagttaCCGAAAACTAGTTTCATTGATAGACAAGTTTAAATAttgataaataaaatcaaatctTGTTGAATCTGAAGAACACTTTATTTTACGGGTCAGTTTTTCTAGGAAGTTCCCTGGGAAAAAATTTATAGTTTGTTACTAATAATAGggacatttgtttttacgtttgAAAAGAGTGCTCCATTTAAAGCCAAGAAAATATTGCAATAATCATTCCTTATTCATTTATAACTGAAAACTTTGTTCATAAAAGGCATGTTGATTTGTGTGCTTGCTGTTGacaactttgacatttttgcatgTTCAGGTGATGAATGCAATACTGTATTTTCCTTCCAGTTTGAGCAAAATGATGTAGTTCTTGCCAGGGAActattttaaatgttgtttttaattatttgaaaAATTACAGACCAATAAAAAAGTGTTACCTAACTTGcagctgaatttttttttttattgaattggcCTTGAATTGGATTGTGTCATACAGAAATATATGTTTATCATGTTTGGATTGGATTGTGGGCCATCTATCTACTGTAGATATTTTCTGAATcatctgaaatacacacacccCTAATATGCATATGGAAACATATCTGGACAGCATTTATTATCattgactaataataataatccaaaaaaataaatttatttCCAGCCTGTATTTGATCCAAATTAAACATATAACAGATCTGGACTGCAGCCTCACCTGTAGTCCTCATTGGCCATCAGCGTGTTGGCAGCCCAGCCAGGTGAGAAGGGGCTGGGCATCAAACCACTGGTAGGAACCACTGTAGGGGCCACAGAAGGAGGTACTGGGGTTAGAGGAATGATGGACGCCCCGCTGATACTGTCATTCCCTAGGCCTGCGTCCACACTGGCCCGAGCCATGGAGATGGAGGACAGGAGGTTGATCACGTTCTCAGATAACCTCCGGCAGTTCCGCGTCGACACCAAGAATGGTTTACTGCCGGTAAAGAGCTCCTCCATTGAGGTTAGGGGGccagagacagacagctgcAGCCCAGAAATTGTGTCTGAAATCttggagagggaggaaggaagaatGTGAGGGAACTTACTGTAAGTGGGACGGAAACCACAAAAcggagatgatgatgattttggTTATGAGATAAAGAACTGAAGATTGTGGGCATCTGGTGTCTCAGCTGGCTAATGCATGTCCCTCACAATCTATAACACAAGTTAAAAATCAGGGGGTAAATCCTTCACTTTTACTCCTACTTACCTAAAGTGATTCATCTAATTTCCTTTGATatgaaaatacttttaaatataCAACACCTCAAGGTCTCTTAAGTTGATTAAGAGGAGATGGTAGATGGCTGcagtacagagacagacacattccTTTTGTATGAATCATGATGAATAATTTGTTATCTGTTTCATTCAGAATATAGCCGTTTTAAGCCTATTGTGTTTGCAGCTGCTGCTTTTTTGTAAAGCTTCTTTCTTGTTATCTGATATCTCTATTACATACCCATACatacatttctgtattttaCATAAATGTACACAACTAAGTGTATAGCCTTAGTTTTCATTTGTTTAGCTTTAGTCCATGCTTATTATATGATTTATCCTATATACCTCGTCTACCTTGCCTGCGTCCAGACCTCAGAATCTGCCCACTCTACGAGTGTAACAAGTTGACAGTTCTGTCTGATCTCAGGCAATCATCTACCAGCAGCGGGACGTCTTTCCTTCTCCAGTTAGGTTTTCTTTTGCTTTCCATTTCctgttatttcatttttctattttgtcaaatactatatatatatatatcattttttatatatctttaGATTTTTGTTAATTCCACAAGTCAATGGCTCCTGGTGATTTCACACATGTAAAATGACATTTGAGAAAATCGAAATTTCAGATgtttttcaatcaatcaatcaatcaaaatctatttatatagcacgttacagcaaccagcaggtatccaaagtgcttaacaTCAGAAATAGTTTTTgctgaaataataataagataagatatataCTGGACAAATAAAGATTTGtccatttcaaaaataaattactgtatatttctaATAACGTGTACTACATgtttatattacatttttgcatatgtcaaaacagaacagaaacagaaaagaatCACTGTATTAAAAACCCTGTTTAATATGTCACAAATTCCTTACAGTATATGCAGGGAAGTCATGTGTGCATTTTTCTCTGTTTAAGTTCAATATTCATTTGAAAATCTGCATAGCTAGACAGAACTAAAATAGCTGACTTCTTTATCACTGAGCGACAGAGTGTGAGAGAATAGGCTCATTTTATCTACCTTAATATTGACGTTAGTTCATATATGTCACATATTTTAAAGCAATGCTccttgttttgtttagtttgtcAAAACACAATCTTCTAATAGATATCAATGGGTCTGTTTAGAgctgaaaatgtgtctgtgtgttgtgtgggcACGAGGGGGCTTCCATGAAAAATCAACCACTATGAAGAGATGCCTTTGTTTAAAACAGTTAGGGAAGCCCTGGGGTAAATATTCCGGCTGAGACTAAACTCTCCAGTGGGAGTACATTTCTTGAGAAATGTGTCTTATTATTCACGTTTAGCAAATAAATGCTTGTATTAAATATTATCAATAAAGAAAAGGTAATGCCTGCACACTTAACTTCATGCCACAAAAGTTTAATAATGACAATGTATCGATTGGGTCTGCGTCAGatcaaaatgtttgaaaagTGGAAACCACATCCATATTTACACGTCATGCGCACCAATAGGCTGACAAGCTCTATGATGGAAAGTACTTTCGATGTACTTTATTGAATTGTTAATTGTCAAttgtttttggatgttttgtCACCCTGGGCGTTGTGGATGAACCACACCTGCCATCATAGAGCTCGTCAGCTGGCTGGTTTGCGTGATATATAAATATGGGTGTGGTTTCCATTTGGCAAACATTTTGACCTGAAGAAAATCCAAGTCGGATCGACACGTTCTCATTATTAAACTTTTGTGGCATGGAGTAAGTGTGCAGGCGTTACTTTTTCTTCATTGATGTTGTTTTGTAATAGCCTTGCATCACGTGATGTGCGTATTAATACTTTCTTTCaacatatattaaatattatttaataataattattatattataaatattattcTGTCCGGTGTCTGCATGCCTATTCCCTCTCCCTtactctctctcagtctcttccCACTGTGTTTAATGCAATTGCTTTATGAGTGTCAGAGCAGATATCCCGCTCTAATTTTAATAATTGATATGTTAGTTTCTTTGATATGAATGGATATGAGCTGAAGTGATTATCTCATGTGTTTTCCCCCACTCATTCAAgtattcattatttatattactgTAGTTCTCATGACCTGTATATTCTACAGTAGAAGGAGGACATTTAGCAGTCTGACACATAAAC
This sequence is a window from Sander vitreus isolate 19-12246 chromosome 6, sanVit1, whole genome shotgun sequence. Protein-coding genes within it:
- the ttyh1 gene encoding protein tweety homolog 1, with amino-acid sequence MAAMTTVPSYTPSLWVRVCHALPRLDLTMQMKDNIFVPDSWEYQQTLLVLSSLSAIALVISLLIVLSFLIHYCCCHRGDRSEGSEEEEEDEDASTGHGYSGKKGRGICCVTWVAVAAVTLCCVAIGIGFYGNSEANDGMYQLTSSLLTANYTLASIDLLISDTISGLQLSVSGPLTSMEELFTGSKPFLVSTRNCRRLSENVINLLSSISMARASVDAGLGNDSISGASIIPLTPVPPSVAPTVVPTSGLMPSPFSPGWAANTLMANEDYRWLSYVLLLLLDLIVCLFILLGLAKQARWLLILMTVLAWLALFLSWGSLGLETATVVALSDFCSDPNTFVVNSTHFNTGTSSDVLDYYLTCSRRMNSPFQQLLTQSQRALSNIHTQLSSLDRNALTQFPKAEKSLREVQQILNSTEGNFHQLVALLNCRGLNKDYIDSLKGLCYDGMEGLLYLSLYSFLSALAFTAILCSLPGAWRSFPSESEEYEDSDSESEDPFTSHQARRQTATGSQRGAMAPFYNYPGAGWTPPFSSAPPLPTPNVSSNGNPGYESLPLTDRQSPPPSYSPSMLTGYGGSQSHPNPAHSRNLYSR